One Leopardus geoffroyi isolate Oge1 chromosome C1, O.geoffroyi_Oge1_pat1.0, whole genome shotgun sequence DNA segment encodes these proteins:
- the LOC123599258 gene encoding proteasome assembly chaperone 4-like: protein MVVGGRRLGACGPGPNGQHGGATPDRDISLHNFSTRLWEQLVHFHVMWLTHWLFLWVGAMPHLCNLAMALCSHYDSIPVSTSLLRDTFGMTSTDLTRHLARKTNKQMFVSYNLQNTYSNLTLLVKHRIKEEMEAYPEKF from the coding sequence ATGGTGGTGGGGGGCCGGCGTCTTGGTGCTTGTGGTCCTGGGCCCAACGGGCAGCATGGAGGGGCCACCCCAGATCGGGACATCTCCCTGCACAACTTCAGCACAAGGCTGTGGGAGCAGCTCGTCCACTTCCACGTCATGTGGCTGACACACTGGCTCTTCCTGTGGGTGGGGGCCATGCCGCACCTGTGCAACCTCGCCATGGCCCTGTGCAGCCACTATGATTCCATCCCCGTGTCTACCTCCCTCCTCAGAGACACTTTTGGCATGACCTCCACTGATCTTACCCGGCACTTAGCCAGGAAGACCAACAAACAGATGTTTGTCAGCTATAACCTTCAAAACACATATAGTAACCTCACATTACTTGTAAAACACAGgataaaggaagaaatggaggcttATCCAGAAAAGTTCTAG